From Acanthopagrus latus isolate v.2019 chromosome 22, fAcaLat1.1, whole genome shotgun sequence, the proteins below share one genomic window:
- the LOC119012037 gene encoding leucine-rich alpha-2-glycoprotein-like: protein MNLVLGAQVLLILTVLAECRYQKRGTNSCPDLCSCSGVEVVCSQGSLTHFPADGLPSNTTRLSIQSTKLSNITAGHLSLVPLLSNLQLYHNNLSSLPADLLKHVPHLSTLDLTGNRLVHLPANIFSRASLRSLVLKSNLITKAEAEWFPDNSSLTWLDMSGNRLAGVPAALLHRLPDLETLDLSDNNLQDLQPDALKNLPHLATLNLAGNKLTSLRPATFAHNLKLSQLFLQQNRLRELPATLLRGLQRLELLLLDQNQLQHLPSGLLDGRKSSFSVILTGNPWVCDEKMEYLWNWLSAHRQNVFFLEEVTCEVPEALQLRQVVSLTGSELGLDKIKNEQ, encoded by the coding sequence ATGAACTTGGTACTTGGTGCTCAGGTACTCCTGATTCTCACTGTGCTGGCTGAATGCCGCTACCAAAAAAGAGGCACCAACTCGTGCCCAGATCTGTGCTCCTGTTCGGGTGTAGAGGTGGTGTGTAGCCAAGGTTCCCTCACCCATTTCCCTGCGGATGGTTTGCCCTCCAACACCACTCGACTGTCCATCCAATCCACCAAGCTCAGCAATATCACAGCCGGCCATCTGAGTCTCGTGCCCCTTTTGAGCAACCTCCAGCTGTATCACAACAACCTGTCGAGCCTCCCTGCAGATCTACTGAAGCACGTTCCTCACTTGAGCACCTTGGATCTGACGGGAAATCGGCTGGTCCATCTCCCTGCCAACATCTTCAGCCGTGCCTCGCTTCGCAGTCTAGTGCTGAAGAGCAACCTGATCACAAAAGCAGAGGCCGAGTGGTTTCCTGACAACAGCAGCCTCACCTGGCTGGACATGTCTGGAAACCGCTTAGCAGGCGTACCCGCTGCTCTGCTTCACAGACTGCCAGATCTGGAGACTCTAGACTTGAGTGACAACAACCTGCAAGACCTTCAGCCTGACGCCTTGAAGAACCTGCCCCACCTGGCGACACTGAATCTCGCCGGGAACAAACTAACCTCCCTGAGACCTGCAACCTTCGCCCACAACCTGAAACTGTCCCAGCTGTTTCTTCAGCAGAATCGTCTCCGAGAGCTGCCAGCGACCCTCCTCCGGGGTCTCCAGCGTCTTGAACTTCTGCTGCTGGATCAgaatcagctgcagcatctGCCCTCAGGGCTGCTGGACGGCAGGAAGTCCTCTTTCAGCGTGATCTTAACAGGAAACCCCTGGGTGTGCGATGAGAAGATGGAGTACCTGTGGAATTGGCTCTCCGCCCATCGTCAAAACGTCTTCTTTTTGGAGGAGGTGACGTGTGAAGTGCCTGAAGCTCTTCAACTGCGACAAGTGGTCTCACTGACTGGCAGTGAGCTCGGACTTGACAAGATCAAAAATGAGCAATGA
- the LOC119012410 gene encoding potassium voltage-gated channel subfamily F member 1-like → MWGMQRTRYADCNGSEASEEPEIVVNIGGVKQVLYGDVLNRYPDTRLAELVDCSLKSSEEMSSLCDDYDPDTGEFYFDRDPEAFKCIIELYYYGEIHMKRGICPICFMKEMEFWKIDSDFLDECCKYALKEVEDELAEIAEKVRTILVDREGDPSAAGWQRFQMCLWRLMEKPESSLPAHIIAIVSFIFILVSSVVMCVGTIPDLQVEDSEGNLSEHPTLEVIETLCIGWFTIEYLLRLISSPNKVKFVLAFMNIVDFMAIMPFFVVLILTSFGAGVMELANVQQAVQALRIMRIARIFKLARHSSGLQTLTSALKSSFKELGLLLMYMGVGVFLFSALGYTMEQNHPDTLFTSIPQSFWWAVITMTTVGYGDVYPKTTLGRCNAAISFLCGVIAIALPIHPIINNFVLFYNKQQVLETAAKHEIELMALRSADGAQEAAPGAHKHVCGAGVWDNAMRSCHSDTYIPLLKDPRGAAGIQTPSMDTSFESTAEATEYFIS, encoded by the coding sequence ATGTGGGGGATGCAGAGGACGCGGTACGCAGACTGCAACGGCTCCGAGGCCAGCGAGGAGCCGGAGATCGTTGTGAACATCGGCGGAGTGAAACAGGTGTTATACGGGGACGTGTTGAATCGCTACCCGGACACCCGGCTGGCAGAGCTGGTGGACTGCTCACTTAAATCCTCTGAAGAAATGTCTTCACTGTGTGACGACTATGACCCTGACAccggagagttttattttgacagggACCCCGAGGCCTTTAAATGTATAATCGAGTTGTATTATTATGGAGAGATTCACATGAAAAGGGGCATCTGCCCGATTTGTTTCATGAAGGAGATGGAGTTCTGGAAAATCGACTCCGATTTCCTGGATGAATGCTGCAAATACGCcctgaaggaggtggaggatgaacTTGCGGAGATCGCGGAGAAAGTGAGAACTATCCTGGTGGACCGAGAGGGAGATCCGTCCGCAGCTGGCTGGCAGCGCTTCCAGATGTGCCtctggaggctgatggagaaGCCGGAGTCCTCGCTGCCTGCGCACATCATCGCTATAGTttccttcatcttcatcctcgtcTCCTCCGTGGTGATGTGCGTGGGGACCATCCCCgacctgcaggtggaggacTCGGAGGGTAACCTCTCGGAGCACCCGACTCTGGAGGTCATCGAGACCCTGTGCATCGGCTGGTTTACGATCGAGTACCTGCTGCGTCTCATCTCCTCCCCGAATAAAGTCAAATTCGTCCTGGCTTTCATGAACATCGTCGACTTCATGGCGATCATGCCCTTCTTCGTGGTGCTCATTCTGACCTCCTTCGGCGCGGGAGTGATGGAGCTGGCGAACGTGCAGCAGGCGGTGCAGGCTTTACGCATAATGCGCATTGCGCGCATTTTCAAGCTGGCACGACATTCCTCCGGACTCCAGACCCTCACATCTGCCCTGAAGAGCAGCTTCAAAGAGCTCGGGCTGCTCCTCATGTACATGGGCGTGGGGGTCTTCCTTTTCTCCGCGCTGGGCTACACCATGGAGCAGAACCACCCGGACACGCTGTTCACCAGCATCCCACAGTCGTTCTGGTGGGCTGTGATCACCATGACCACGGTGGGCTATGGAGACGTCTACCCCAAGACCACTTTAGGTCGATGTAACGCAGCCATCAGCTTCCTGTGCGGGGTGATCGCCATAGCGCTGCCCATACACCCCATCATCAACAATTTCGTGCTGTTCTACAACAAGCAACAGGTGCTGGAGACTGCGGCCAAGCACGAGATCGAGCTGATGGCGCTGCGCTCCGCAGACGGTGCGCAGGAGGCTGCGCCCggtgcacacaaacacgtctgCGGCGCAGGGGTGTGGGACAACGCCATGCGTTCCTGTCACAGCGACACATACATCCCCTTACTGAAGGATCCCAGGGGAGCGGCGGGGATCCAGACCCCCAGCATGGACACGAGCTTTGAGAGCACAGCTGAGGCCACTGAATATTTCATCTCATAA
- the si:dkey-90m5.4 gene encoding leucine-rich alpha-2-glycoprotein — protein sequence MRSWCALAFLWLVYLCRGALSCPALCKCYHRRAEVVCNKVTLTEFPTEGLLKNTTLLTIQFTNITSISERQLNATPLLKGLHLYSNHLQSLPSDLLRGVPRLDTLDLTDNKLSELPADVFSHAPLVSLVLKNNQIAKADAEWLPDNSTVTWLDLSGNHLMKISAALLQKLPQLENLDLSNNRLETITPDSFNALAKLERLNLQNNKLDTLDASLFQSTQNLTYLFLSRNKLSKLPENLFQGLTQLKALSLEDNQLRHIPAGLLDPLNSLDEEGLDLSANPWLCDGKIEYLWRWLQKNQRKVFLPETILCAGPPALRERSVMSLTDSELNLQS from the coding sequence ATGAGGTCCTGGTGTGCTCTTGCTTTCCTCTGGTTGGTGTATCTTTGCCGTGGCGCTCTGTCCTGCCCGGCACTTTGCAAATGCTACCACAGGAGAGCTGAGGTGGTCTGTAACAAAGTTACCCTGACAGAGTTCCCCACAGAGGGGCTCCTGAAGAACACCACCCTGCTGACCATCCAGTTCACGAACATCACCTCCATCTCAGAGCGGCAGTTAAACGCCACGCCCCTGCTGAAAGGGCTCCACCTGTACAGCAACCACCTGCAGAGCCTCCCCTCGGATCTCCTCCGAGGCGTCCCTCGGCTCGACACTTTGGATCTCACAGACAACAAGCTGTCTGAGCTGCCTGCAGACGTCTTCAGCCACGCCCCGCTCGTCAGCTTAGTGCTGAAGAACAATCAGATTGCGAAAGCCGATGCTGAGTGGCTTCCTGATAACAGCACTGTCACCTGGTTGGACTTATCAGGGAACCACTTAATGAAAatctcagctgctctgcttcagAAGCTGCCCCAGCTGGAGAATCTGGACCTTTCCAACAACCGCCTGGAGACGATCACCCCCGATTCTTTCAATGCTCTGGCCAAACTCGAGAGGCTAAAcctgcaaaacaacaagctgGACACCCTGGATGCATCTCTGTTCCAGAGCACCCAGAACCTCACCTATCTGTTCCTCTCACGCAATAAACTCAGCAAACTCCCCGAAAACCTTTTCCAGGGGCTCACTCAGCTCAAAGCCCTGAGTCTGGAAGACAACCAGCTGAGGCACATCCCTGCCGGGTTGCTGGACCCTCTGAACTCCCTGGACGAGGAGGGGCTGGACCTGTCCGCCAACCCCTGGCTGTGTGATGGGAAGATCGAGTACCTGTGGAGGTGGCTTCAGAAGAACCAGAGGAAGGTGTTCCTGCCAGAGACAATCCTGTGTGCCGGGCCGCCGGCTCTGAGAGAGCgctcagtgatgtcactgacagaCAGTGAACTAAACCTTCAGTCTTAA